The following proteins are co-located in the Manihot esculenta cultivar AM560-2 chromosome 7, M.esculenta_v8, whole genome shotgun sequence genome:
- the LOC110619639 gene encoding uncharacterized protein LOC110619639, with amino-acid sequence MKTVTGKIVSSTPVPIYKASSILSNFASTETGASQAVSAYLRRATAAFDELSRLHPKPDRKKRKKRRKDKSDASATVTD; translated from the coding sequence atgaaGACTGTCACTGGCAAAATCGTTTCTTCAACTCCAGTGCCCATCTACAAGGCCAGCTCTATCCTCTCCAATTTCGCTTCTACAGAGACTGGTGCCTCCCAGGCTGTCAGCGCATACCTTCGACGCGCCACCGCCGCCTTCGATGAGTTATCTCGCCTGCATCCCAAACCCGATCGCAAAAAGCGTAAGAAACGCAGAAAGGACAAATCAGATGCCTCTGCTACTGTTACTGATTAA
- the LOC110619610 gene encoding inactive protein RESTRICTED TEV MOVEMENT 2, translated as MATITSTGGSVEYVDYKPVSELMEEEGANILLVHLPDFQKEHMKITYVHSTRLIRVAGERLITGNKWSMFNQTFPVPQNCDVQKIQAKIQNGVLTITMPKLTPSIPPNPSSTTTASKEENDKTATQIPQQPKTFADTEKQSAAHIPGATVASTTDGTMKPKDEKSDKVGEEKIKEKKERKEGEVEKSDKVGEEKIKEKKERKEGEDEKSDKVGEEKIKENKERKEGYENTSESKQKETSKEVKESSLADQSEENGKKRKEAKVTRPAEKAKSLKFGGVGDEEKPKEDLLGEKVKNVAFAPKKSVMTLSEERQSLVNIGAAVLVIAALGTYIYYNYGSSGNPTD; from the exons ATGGCTACGATAACAAGTACAGGAGGATCAGTTGAGTACGTGGATTATAAGCCCGTGTCTGAACTCATGGAAGAAGAAGGAGCCAACATATTACTTGTTCATCTTCCAG ATTTTCAAAAGGAGCACATGAAGATCACGTATGTCCATTCGACTCGTTTGATTAGAGTTGCTGGAGAGAGATTGATCACCGGTAACAAATGGAGCATGTTCAACCAGACATTTCCCGTTCCTCAAAATTGTGACGTCCAGAAAATTCAGGCCAAGATTCAAAATGGTGTTCTCACCATTACAATGCCAAAACTCACACCTTCAATCCCTCCGAATCCTTCCTCTACAACTACTGCAAGCAAAGAAGAAAATGATAAGACAGCGACTCAAATCCCTCAGCAACCCAAAACTTTTGCTGATACAGAAAAACAATCAGCAGCTCATATCCCTGGAGCCACTGTCGCTTCGACGACTGATGGTACCATGAAGCCAAAAGATGAAAAGAGTGACAAAGTTGGCGAAGAAAAGatcaaggaaaagaaagaaaggaaggaAGGAGAAGTTGAAAAGAGTGACAAAGTTGGCGAAGAAAAGatcaaggaaaagaaagaaaggaaggaaggagaagatgaaAAGAGTGACAAAGTTGGCGAAGAAAAGATCAAGGAAAACAAAGAAAGGAAGGAAGGATACGAGAATACAAGTGAATCCAAACAAAAGGAAACTAGCAAGGAAGTAAAAGAATCATCCTTAGCTGATCAAAGTGAAGAAAATGGCAAGAAACGAAAGGAAGCGAAGGTGACGAGACCTGCTGAAAAAGCTAAAAGTTTGAAATTTGGTGGTGTAGGAGATGAAGAGAAGCCAAAGGAAGATTTGTTAGGTGAGAAAGTGAAGAATGTGGCATTTGCTCCAAAGAAGAGTGTGATGACTCTGAGCGAAGAGAGGCAATCTTTGGTGAATATTGGTGCGGCAGTTCTAGTGATTGCAGCTCTTGGGACTTACATCTATTATAACTATGGATCATCTGGAAATCCCACGGACTAG